In one Chromatiales bacterium 21-64-14 genomic region, the following are encoded:
- a CDS encoding copper-translocating P-type ATPase — MNANATAVSELWSEEATASPTLRRVRAHIGGLHCSLCTGTIEQALGRRPGVHKVSVSLTHEQALVEFDPTVTSADTLMGTLTDIGYTLSDPRKVEPFEVQERALVRERNRFLTALAASLAAIGLIASPTNPWALALSGFVFLSLIAFTFAVLYHRGAARAAAGALALAGGGGILFALRVAGPLADAVPWLTGALALALIFGIGPHILRMAVQALRRGILNQHVLVEIGAFAAVTGGVIGLATGRPHYPTAPFFAVAVMVLTYHIFSEWLSLIVKTRSSQAVKKLLDLQPDTARVLRDGREQRVPIKDVQTRDHVRIRPGERIPVDGEVVEGHSVVDESLITGEPLPVDKAVGSQVAGGAVNGSGTLLVQVTAIGEESFLQRVIRSVEDARALKPGLLHVVDRVLRAYTPTVLGIAATAFAAWLVGPMLAGHGLDLQRAVFAGLSVLVMGYPCAVGISAPLSIVRGAGEAAERGVLMRTGESFQALRLVKTVVFDKTGTLTEGRPAVHEIETHGVDSDTLLGIAAAVEAQSEHPLGQAVVEAAFDAGLALPEVERFDAVAGKGVIATVGGDEILVGSPTFLTGRGVDLTPLSDAVARLEEAGRTVIALARTGKLLGIVALGDALRADAAATVRRLRGLGMRVALLTGDNERAARRMAAQAGIDEVYAGVLPQSKADTIRRIQNKERGRGRVAMIGDGINDAPALMQADVGIAMGSGTDIAIDAADVILLNRRLDGVRAAYEISRRSYRKLLQNITLAFLFNGIGIPLAATGLINPVWAMVAMATSVTAIFINSLSGRSALFFGAVGGVGQAPAQGTETPI; from the coding sequence ATGAACGCCAACGCAACTGCGGTATCCGAACTTTGGAGTGAGGAAGCCACTGCGAGCCCGACGCTGCGGCGTGTGCGCGCGCACATCGGCGGCCTGCACTGCTCGCTGTGCACCGGGACCATCGAACAGGCGCTCGGCCGCCGGCCGGGCGTGCACAAGGTGTCGGTCAGCCTGACCCATGAACAGGCGCTGGTCGAGTTTGACCCGACCGTGACCTCGGCCGACACGCTCATGGGTACCCTCACCGACATCGGCTACACGCTTTCCGACCCGCGCAAAGTGGAACCGTTCGAGGTCCAGGAGCGGGCGCTGGTACGGGAGCGCAATCGATTTCTGACGGCGCTGGCCGCGAGCCTGGCAGCGATCGGCCTCATCGCCAGTCCGACGAACCCCTGGGCCCTAGCGCTATCGGGGTTCGTGTTCCTGAGCCTGATCGCCTTCACCTTCGCGGTCCTGTACCACCGCGGGGCCGCGCGCGCGGCCGCCGGGGCACTGGCGCTCGCCGGCGGCGGGGGCATTCTGTTCGCGCTGCGTGTGGCGGGGCCGCTCGCGGACGCGGTCCCGTGGCTCACCGGCGCCCTGGCATTGGCGCTGATCTTCGGTATCGGTCCGCATATCCTGCGCATGGCCGTACAGGCGCTGCGCCGCGGAATCCTCAATCAACACGTCCTGGTCGAGATCGGCGCGTTCGCCGCCGTCACCGGCGGCGTCATCGGCCTCGCGACCGGCCGACCGCACTACCCCACCGCCCCGTTCTTCGCGGTGGCGGTGATGGTCCTGACCTACCACATCTTCTCCGAATGGCTGTCGCTGATCGTCAAGACCCGCAGCTCCCAGGCGGTCAAAAAGCTCCTCGACCTGCAGCCGGACACGGCGCGTGTGTTGCGCGACGGACGTGAGCAGCGGGTTCCGATCAAGGACGTGCAGACCCGCGACCACGTGCGTATCCGTCCCGGCGAGCGCATCCCCGTCGACGGAGAGGTAGTCGAGGGTCATTCGGTGGTAGACGAGTCGCTGATCACCGGCGAGCCGCTGCCGGTGGACAAGGCCGTCGGCTCACAGGTCGCGGGCGGCGCCGTCAACGGGTCCGGGACGCTGCTGGTGCAGGTGACCGCGATCGGTGAAGAAAGTTTTCTGCAGCGCGTGATCCGCAGCGTCGAGGATGCGCGCGCGCTCAAACCGGGCCTGCTGCACGTGGTCGACCGCGTACTGCGCGCCTACACCCCCACGGTACTCGGGATCGCCGCCACCGCCTTCGCCGCTTGGCTGGTCGGCCCGATGCTGGCCGGACACGGACTCGACCTTCAACGCGCGGTGTTCGCCGGACTCTCGGTCCTGGTGATGGGCTACCCATGCGCGGTGGGCATCTCCGCGCCGCTGTCCATCGTACGCGGCGCCGGTGAGGCGGCCGAACGCGGCGTTCTGATGCGCACCGGCGAGTCGTTCCAGGCCCTGCGCCTGGTGAAAACCGTAGTCTTCGACAAGACCGGCACGCTGACCGAGGGCCGGCCCGCGGTGCACGAGATCGAGACCCACGGCGTCGACTCGGATACGCTGCTCGGGATCGCCGCGGCCGTCGAGGCCCAGTCCGAGCATCCACTGGGACAGGCCGTGGTCGAAGCGGCCTTCGACGCCGGGCTCGCGCTTCCCGAAGTGGAACGCTTCGATGCCGTGGCGGGCAAAGGGGTCATCGCGACGGTGGGCGGCGATGAAATCCTGGTCGGCAGCCCGACGTTCCTGACCGGGCGCGGCGTGGATCTTACCCCGTTGAGCGACGCCGTCGCACGTCTGGAAGAAGCGGGCCGCACCGTCATCGCCCTCGCCCGCACCGGTAAGCTGTTGGGCATCGTGGCGCTGGGGGACGCGCTGCGTGCCGATGCTGCCGCGACCGTCCGCCGGCTGCGGGGCCTCGGGATGCGCGTCGCACTGCTGACCGGCGACAACGAACGGGCGGCACGCCGCATGGCGGCGCAGGCCGGTATCGACGAGGTATACGCCGGGGTACTGCCGCAGTCCAAGGCGGACACCATCCGCCGGATCCAGAACAAAGAGCGGGGACGCGGCCGCGTGGCGATGATCGGAGACGGCATCAACGACGCCCCCGCGCTGATGCAGGCCGACGTCGGCATCGCCATGGGCAGCGGTACCGACATCGCCATCGACGCCGCCGACGTCATTCTGCTCAATCGCCGCCTCGATGGCGTGCGGGCAGCCTACGAGATCAGCCGCCGCTCCTACCGCAAGTTGCTGCAGAACATTACGCTCGCGTTCCTGTTCAACGGCATCGGCATCCCGCTCGCCGCCACCGGCCTGATCAACCCGGTGTGGGCCATGGTCGCCATGGCCACCAGCGTCACTGCCATCTTCATTAACTCGCTGTCGGGACGTTCCGCGCTGTTCTTCGGCGCCGTGGGGGGTGTCGGACAAGCGCCGGCTCAGGGAACGGAGACACCGATCTGA
- a CDS encoding cation transporter yields MKTATFKIRGMRCAGCAQIVQTMLERNDGVRTCSVSFTDGTARVLFDPARIDEERLASSIEQAGYRITDRSQ; encoded by the coding sequence ATGAAGACCGCTACGTTCAAAATCCGTGGAATGCGCTGCGCTGGCTGTGCGCAGATCGTCCAAACCATGCTGGAACGAAACGACGGCGTGCGGACCTGCTCGGTCTCGTTCACGGACGGCACCGCGCGCGTGCTGTTCGATCCGGCACGCATCGACGAAGAACGGCTGGCGAGTTCCATCGAGCAGGCGGGCTACCGGATCACTGACCGCAGTCAGTGA
- a CDS encoding 2-nitropropane dioxygenase, giving the protein MYPCSNPELVAAVSEAGGLGIVQPISLTYVHGHEFRAGLRLIRSLTARPIGMNALIEQSSKSYRRRMEQWVDTALEEGVRFFVTSLGNPRWVVQRVHAVGGIVYHDVTEARWARKGLDAGVDGLIAVNERAGGHAGTRTPVALLEELQEFRVPVICAGGIGSAEDFAAALQTGYAGAQLGTRFIATTECRAAAPYKEAILRAREEDIVLSERITGVPVAVIRTPYVERTGLRAGPAARWMLRHRRTKHLIRTLYALRSLWQLKHASLDAAGVRDYWQAGRSVGGIASIEPAGAVVREFAATASASNSGRG; this is encoded by the coding sequence ATGTACCCGTGCAGCAACCCCGAGCTGGTGGCTGCGGTCTCCGAGGCGGGCGGCCTGGGCATCGTGCAGCCGATCTCTCTCACCTACGTTCACGGCCACGAGTTCCGTGCCGGGCTGCGCCTGATCCGCAGCCTCACCGCGCGCCCCATCGGAATGAACGCATTGATCGAGCAGTCGTCCAAGTCCTATCGACGGCGTATGGAGCAGTGGGTAGACACGGCATTGGAGGAAGGCGTGCGGTTCTTCGTCACCTCGCTGGGCAATCCGCGCTGGGTGGTGCAGCGGGTGCATGCCGTGGGCGGCATCGTCTACCACGACGTGACCGAGGCGCGCTGGGCGCGGAAGGGTCTCGACGCCGGGGTGGACGGGCTGATCGCGGTGAACGAGCGCGCCGGGGGCCACGCCGGCACGCGCACCCCGGTGGCACTGCTGGAGGAATTGCAGGAATTCCGTGTCCCGGTGATCTGTGCCGGTGGCATCGGCAGCGCGGAGGATTTTGCCGCTGCTCTGCAGACCGGCTACGCCGGCGCTCAGCTCGGTACCCGCTTCATCGCCACCACCGAATGCCGTGCCGCGGCGCCCTACAAGGAGGCCATCCTGCGCGCTCGTGAGGAGGACATCGTGCTGAGCGAGCGGATCACCGGGGTGCCGGTGGCGGTGATCCGCACCCCATATGTGGAACGCACCGGGCTGCGGGCGGGTCCGGCCGCGCGCTGGATGCTGCGCCACCGCCGCACCAAGCACCTGATACGGACCTTGTACGCGCTGCGTTCCTTGTGGCAACTCAAGCACGCCTCGTTGGACGCGGCCGGCGTCCGCGACTATTGGCAGGCGGGCCGCAGCGTGGGCGGCATCGCATCCATTGAACCGGCCGGTGCCGTCGTCCGGGAGTTCGCCGCCACGGCGTCGGCATCCAACAGCGGTCGTGGGTAG